In one Oreochromis aureus strain Israel breed Guangdong unplaced genomic scaffold, ZZ_aureus HiC_scaffold_101, whole genome shotgun sequence genomic region, the following are encoded:
- the LOC116312618 gene encoding stonustoxin subunit beta-like, with the protein MGLTLWDDRTLQEHTVERPQRSSTFETSACDSIESRCSLLGLEPSLKASFLSGCVEVGGSGKYLTDKKTFKNQSRVTIQYQATTSLKKLSASIIGTINEPQRQIIESISATHIVTGILYGANALFAFDSEKLDSSQVKDIQGSMDALIKKIHVDGKLKIELTKEEKDLSKKFSCKFFGDFILDSNPTTFEEAMKTIAELPKILKEKGENAVPIKVWLTPLKTLGYGGAELVKDISVDSLRKIEDTLEALKEMKERCNESLDEVVVKHFPQIKKYLQNFQKLCSDKISDFQRTLKRVLPSVREGRVDESSLNDVFDDLDKSPFGLGNLSKCLDYREREINIIRSFIGMMEGIKIVQNKSELDRAVLATGVNHAFCFVFTGLKNADLNLDAMASEDPWYYLDDTLDHMKEVAAIFLDLYRAYKNSTQLCFLVAAIQHQNYKGATIYQYKDGRMITDHFSKPKIRDPRTIKKRSHFLWNYCHLTLDPDTANNYLTLSEDNKKATCGKWQTYPDHPERFDRHTQVLCKQPLTGRHYWEVEWSAGYMPSDVRIAVAYKEIGRKGRMDDLELGCNKISWYFGVDKSESFVPLRDALYKIVSKMKSFMPFVDIFYKTLVAYHDNKVMMVFSLTRLRRVGVYLDWPAGTLSFYDASSNSDKLVHLYTFQTKFSESVYPGFYIYYPSNYVFLCPASQMMENILHTPVY; encoded by the exons atgg GTTTGACCTTGTGGGATGATCGCACTCTACAAGAGCACACAGTTGAGAGACCTCAAAGAAGCAGCACGTTTGAAACTTCTGCTTGCGACTCCATTGAATCCAGATGTTCCTTGTTGGGTTTAGAACCTTCTTTGAAGGCCAGTTTTCTTAGTGGATGTGTAGAAGTTGGAGGATCTGGCAAATATCTGACAGATAAAAAGACATTCAAGAATCAGAGCAGAGTGACTATTCAGTACCAAGCTACCACCAGCCTCAAAAAATTATCAGCATCTATAATTGGCACCATAAATGAACCGCAGAGACAAATTATAGAAAGTATCTCAGCTACACATATAGTCACTGGTATCCTTTATGGGGCCAATGCCTTGTTTGCATTTGATAGTGAGAAGTTAGACAGTAGCCAAGTTAAGGATATCCAGGGAAGCATGGATGCTTTAATAAAGAAGATCCATGTTGATGGGAAACTTAAAATCGAGCTgactaaagaagaaaaagaccTGAGCAAGAAATTCTCCTGTAAATTCTTTGGAGACTTCATTCTGGACAGCAACCCTACAACATTTGAAGAAGCAATGAAGACCATTGCAGAACTGCCAAAGATCCTGAAGGAAAAGGGTGAAAATGCTGTTCCTATAAAAGTCTGGCTGACGCCACTGAAGACATTAGGATATGGAGGCGCAGAGCTGGTGAAAGACATCAGCGTTGACTCACTAAGGAAGATTGAAGATACTCTGGAAGCTCTAAAGGAGATGAAAGAGAGATGCAATGAGTCTCTGGATGAGGTGGTGGTGAAGCATTTCccacaaattaaaaagtacctACAAAACTTTCAGAAGTTGTGTAGTGATAAAATATCTGACTTCCAACGAACTCTGAAAAGAGTGCTTCCCTCCGTTCGTGAAGGTAGAGTTGATGAGAGCTCACTGAATGACGTTTTTGATGACCTAGACAAGTCACCATTCGGTCTTGGAAATCTTAGCAAGTGCCTTGactatagagagagagaaatcaacATCATCAGGTCCTTTATAGGGATGATGGAGGGAATAAAGATTGTTCAAAATAAGTCAGAATTAGATAGAGCAGTACTTGCCACAGGTGTAAATCAtgcattttgctttgttttcactgGTTTGAAAAATGCTGACCTCAACCTTGATGCAATGGCCAGTGAAGACCCATGGTATTATTTAGACGATACCTTGGATCATATGAAAGAAGTAGCAGCCATTTTCTTGGATCTTTACAGAGCATACAAGAACAGCACCCAGCTCTGTTTCCTTGTAGCAGCTATACAACACCAGAATTACAAAGGAGCCACCATTTATCAGTACAAGGATGGCAGAATGATTACTGATCATTTTTCAAAGCCCAAGATTCGGGATCCCAGAACTATAAAAAAGCGAAGTCATTTTCTTTGGA ATTACTGTCATCTCACTCTGGACCCAGACACTGCAAATAACTACCTCACTCTATCTGAAGACAACAAGAAGGCAACATGTGGGAAGTGGCAAACCTATCCAGATCACCCAGAGAGATTCGATAGACATACACAGGTTCTGTGCAAGCAACCGCTGACTGGTCGCCACTATTGGGAAGTAGAGTGGAGTGCTGGTTATATGCCGAGTGATGTTCGCATAGCTGTTGCATACAAAGAAATCGGAAGGAAGGGAAGAATGGATGATTTAGAGCTTGGATGTAACAAGATATCCTGGTATTTTGGTGTGGATAAAAGTGAATCCTTTGTTCCTTTGAGAGACGCACTTTACAAAATTGTGTCTAAAATGAAATCCTTCATGCCTTTTGTAGACATATTTTATAAAACGCTTGTAGCATACCATGACAATAAGGTCATGATGGTCTTTTCTCTTACTAGATTACGCAGAGTTGGTGTGTATCTGGATTGGCCTGCAGGCACTTTGTCCTTCTACGATGCTTCCTCTAATAGTGACAAACTTGTTCATCTGTACACCTTTCAAACCAAATTCTCAGAGTCTGTTTACCCAGGGTTTTACATCTATTACCCATCCAATTATGTTTTCCTGTGTCCAGCTAGTCAGATGATGGAAAACATTTTGCATACACCTGTTTACTGA
- the LOC116312619 gene encoding major histocompatibility complex class I-related gene protein-like isoform X1, translated as MKCVLILLLCCHAVSLVKHSLKYFFTETPGAQSIPEYVVVAFVDEVPIGDFNSVRGAKPKKDWIKFFEDHPQHLEWYRLKSVDRHHFLKATIETLRQRLNQTEGVHILQKLDGCEWDDETGEINGFNQYGYDGEDFLALDLQTLTWIAAKPQAVITKIKWDAQKGRVEENKNFFVDQCPEFLKEYLRYGRRFLQTTVLPSVSLLQKTPSSPVSCHATGFYPDRAVMFWRKDGEELHEGVDPGEILPNNDDTFQLSVDLNVSSVTPEDWQRYDCVFQLSAVKEHIVTKLDKTMIRTNWAEKPADTVTFISAAVVVLTVTIITAVAFVTYKKKKAPDDGSEQSERLNPQS; from the exons atgaagtgTGTGCTCATATTACTCCTCTGCTGCCATGCTGTATCTCTGG TAAAACACTCCCTGAAGTATTTCTTCACTGAAACCCCAGGAGCTCAGAGCATCCCAGAGTATGTGGTTGTTGCATTTGTTGATGAAGTTCCTATAGGTGACTTCAACAGTGTAAGAGGAGCAAAACCAAAGAAAGACTGGATTAAATTCTTTGAGGATCATCCTCAGCACCTGGAGTGGTATAGATTAAAATCTGTGGATAGACATCACTTCTTGAAGGCTACCATTGAGACTTTGAGGCAACGTTTAAACCAAACTGAAG GTGTTCATATTTTGCAAAAGTTGGATGGCTGTGAATGGGATGATGAGACTGGAGAGATTAATGGGTTCAATCAGTACGGTTATGATGGAGAAGACTTTCTAGCACTTGATCTGCAGACACTGACATGGATCGCTGCAAAACCACAGGCTGTCATCACCAAAATAAAATGGGATGCTCAAAAAGGTCGagtagaagaaaataaaaacttttttgttGATCAGTGCCCTGAGTTTTTAAAGGAGTATTTGCGATATGGGAGGAGATTTCTGCAGACAACAG TCCTTCCTTCAGTGTCTCTCCTCCAGAAGACTCCCTCCTCTCCAGTCAGCTGCCACGCTACAGGTTTCTATCCTGACAGAGCCGTGATGTTCTGGAGGAAAGATGGAGAGGAGCTTCATGAAGGTGTGGATCCTGGAGAGATCCTCCCCAACAATGATGATACCTTCCAGTTGAGTGTTGATCTGAATGTTTCATCAGTCACACCTGAAGACTGGCAGAGGTACGACTGTGTGTTTCAGCTCTCTGCTGTGAAAGAACACATCGTAACCAAACTGGACAAAACAATGATCAGGACCAACTGGG cagaaaAGCCAGCTGACACTGTGACCTTCATCAGTGCTGCAGTGGTTGTTCTAACTGTCACCATCATCACAGCTGTGGCATTTGTAActtacaaaaagaagaaag CTCCTGACGATGGCTCTGAGCAGTCTGAGAGACTAAATCCACAAAGTTGA
- the LOC120436734 gene encoding major histocompatibility complex class I-related gene protein-like: protein MFWRKDGAEIHEGVDHREILPNNDETFQITVNLNVSSVRPEDWKKYDCVFHLSGVENNIVTKLDKTVIRTNWHENNRMELLSIIVVVVPVLITVAAVGFVVYKKKKEKKLHLVSKIFYNFTLIYGFKKGCVNIAQESLIIYV from the exons ATGTTCTGGAGGAAAGATGGAGCAGAGATTCATGAAGGTGTGGACCACAGAGAGATCCTCCCCAACAATGATGAAACCTTCCAGATAACTGTTAATCTCAACGTTTCATCAGTCAGaccagaagactggaaaaaataCGACTGTGTGTTTCATCTCTCTGGTGTTGAGAACAACATTGTAACCAAATTGGATAAAACAGTGATCAGAACTAATTGGCATGAAAACAACAGGATGG AACTCCTCTccatcattgttgttgttgttcctgTTCTCATCACCGTTGCTGCTGTTGGATTTGTTGtttacaaaaagaagaaag aaaagAAATTGCACCTTGtaagtaaaatattttacaattttACTTTGATCTATGGATTTAAAAAAGGTTGTGTTAATATTGCACAAGAGAGTCTTATTATATACGTATAA
- the LOC116312619 gene encoding major histocompatibility complex class I-related gene protein-like isoform X2, with amino-acid sequence MKCVLILLLCCHAVSLVKHSLKYFFTETPGAQSIPEYVVVAFVDEVPIGDFNSVRGAKPKKDWIKFFEDHPQHLEWYRLKSVDRHHFLKATIETLRQRLNQTEGVHILQKLDGCEWDDETGEINGFNQYGYDGEDFLALDLQTLTWIAAKPQAVITKIKWDAQKGRVEENKNFFVDQCPEFLKEYLRYGRRFLQTTVLPSVSLLQKTPSSPVSCHATGFYPDRAVMFWRKDGEELHEGVDPGEILPNNDDTFQLSVDLNVSSVTPEDWQRYDCVFQLSAVKEHIVTKLDKTMIRTNWEKPADTVTFISAAVVVLTVTIITAVAFVTYKKKKAPDDGSEQSERLNPQS; translated from the exons atgaagtgTGTGCTCATATTACTCCTCTGCTGCCATGCTGTATCTCTGG TAAAACACTCCCTGAAGTATTTCTTCACTGAAACCCCAGGAGCTCAGAGCATCCCAGAGTATGTGGTTGTTGCATTTGTTGATGAAGTTCCTATAGGTGACTTCAACAGTGTAAGAGGAGCAAAACCAAAGAAAGACTGGATTAAATTCTTTGAGGATCATCCTCAGCACCTGGAGTGGTATAGATTAAAATCTGTGGATAGACATCACTTCTTGAAGGCTACCATTGAGACTTTGAGGCAACGTTTAAACCAAACTGAAG GTGTTCATATTTTGCAAAAGTTGGATGGCTGTGAATGGGATGATGAGACTGGAGAGATTAATGGGTTCAATCAGTACGGTTATGATGGAGAAGACTTTCTAGCACTTGATCTGCAGACACTGACATGGATCGCTGCAAAACCACAGGCTGTCATCACCAAAATAAAATGGGATGCTCAAAAAGGTCGagtagaagaaaataaaaacttttttgttGATCAGTGCCCTGAGTTTTTAAAGGAGTATTTGCGATATGGGAGGAGATTTCTGCAGACAACAG TCCTTCCTTCAGTGTCTCTCCTCCAGAAGACTCCCTCCTCTCCAGTCAGCTGCCACGCTACAGGTTTCTATCCTGACAGAGCCGTGATGTTCTGGAGGAAAGATGGAGAGGAGCTTCATGAAGGTGTGGATCCTGGAGAGATCCTCCCCAACAATGATGATACCTTCCAGTTGAGTGTTGATCTGAATGTTTCATCAGTCACACCTGAAGACTGGCAGAGGTACGACTGTGTGTTTCAGCTCTCTGCTGTGAAAGAACACATCGTAACCAAACTGGACAAAACAATGATCAGGACCAACTGGG aaaAGCCAGCTGACACTGTGACCTTCATCAGTGCTGCAGTGGTTGTTCTAACTGTCACCATCATCACAGCTGTGGCATTTGTAActtacaaaaagaagaaag CTCCTGACGATGGCTCTGAGCAGTCTGAGAGACTAAATCCACAAAGTTGA